The Paenibacillus sp. RC334 nucleotide sequence GTGAAGGCAGGTTAACGAAAAGGGTTTTGGGGTGGACAGGTCTGTGTTAAGCTGAATAAAATTGTACAGAACTATGGCGTGAATTAAGCGCCAAACTACATATAGATAGGCGGGTATGGAGTATGGAAGAAAAAGCGGTAACGGACATGCTGCGTTATGAAAAAGAGTGCTGGGAGCAATCCTATGAGCGCATCGCTGGCATTGATGAGGTAGGCCGAGGATGTTTATTCGGGGATGTTGTGGCTGCGGCGGTCATTTTGCCGAACGGTGAGCTGCTGGAGGGCGTGGATGATTCCAAAAAGCTGACGGACAAAAAGAGGGAAACCTACTATGAGCTGATTATGGAGAAGGCCATTGCCGTAGGAGTCGGGTATGTGGACGCACGAACGATTGATGCCATCAATATTAAACAGGCAGCTCGTTTGGCTATGAAGCAGGCTGTTGAGGCTCTGCATGTATCTCCTGATTATTTACTTGTAGATGCAGAAAAGGTGGATTTGCCTATATCCCAGCTTTCTATTATTAAAGGAGATGCGAACAGCCAGTCTATTGCTGCGGCTTCTATTATTGCCAAGGTAACCCGTGATCGACTGTGCAAAGGTGAATGGGATGCAAAGTACCCGGAATATGGGATTGGCATACATAAAGGTTACGCTACGAAGCTGCATAGGGAACAAATTTTGATGCTGGGACCTACAGCAATGCATAGACGCAGCTTTCTTGGTAATTTGTTGATCGAGCAACCGACGTTGTTTGACCTGTAAATACTTATTATGAGTCGGGACTGTGCCGATATAATGTATACCTAAGGATTTTGAAAAATCCTGACCTAATAAAATAGGCCCCTTGAATATGGGGCATGAAGAGAGGAGGGACCCTATGAATATCGGATCTGTATTTCGAGGATTACTTGGTGATGTGAAGGCGGGAGAGGCTAAAAAGCTTGATATGCAGCCAGGTCAGGTCGTACGAGGCGTCGTATTAAAGGTGTCTGAGGACGGCGGTGAGGCTGTGTTGCAAATTCAAGGTTCCCAGG carries:
- a CDS encoding ribonuclease HII produces the protein MDRRVWSMEEKAVTDMLRYEKECWEQSYERIAGIDEVGRGCLFGDVVAAAVILPNGELLEGVDDSKKLTDKKRETYYELIMEKAIAVGVGYVDARTIDAINIKQAARLAMKQAVEALHVSPDYLLVDAEKVDLPISQLSIIKGDANSQSIAAASIIAKVTRDRLCKGEWDAKYPEYGIGIHKGYATKLHREQILMLGPTAMHRRSFLGNLLIEQPTLFDL